In Mycoplasmopsis maculosa, one genomic interval encodes:
- a CDS encoding MMB_0454 family protein → MNFIASTFSNTCNFFITEEAINDLILNAVSDTKGVKLAQKPRIIFNKNHDNVEIVVDVKVKRNILLKEGLENIKNEIQRQYLSLLNIKPTSIRVCFIEYY, encoded by the coding sequence ATGAATTTTATAGCTTCAACTTTTTCAAACACATGTAACTTTTTTATAACTGAAGAAGCAATAAACGATTTAATTTTAAATGCTGTTAGTGATACAAAAGGTGTTAAATTAGCTCAAAAACCAAGAATTATTTTTAATAAAAACCATGATAATGTAGAAATTGTAGTTGATGTTAAAGTAAAAAGAAATATTTTATTAAAAGAAGGTTTAGAAAATATTAAAAATGAAATTCAAAGACAATATTTATCATTATTAAATATTAAACCAACATCAATAAGAGTTTGTTTTATTGAATATTATTAA
- a CDS encoding MAG3090 family protein, whose amino-acid sequence MRKTALLYDKNESIFNWTIKNPKQDTFLAKFKSRNEAIEYLITKNEEIYIDVFNKKGFIEGEIVIFHNEKNNKILLIPNTMDNDNGQYEDFCAEFGIDYLTFAKSDDLNEIRRKLHNIKFIEGDSFDKWFLTQTEIIRKDKKYYISGYANDKILRNELDKLLKFEQIIENKSKKIEKIKNNRNNKNNVSFFIDTKEVNNNSKKENNLKKNDTLIDFNPENSETIILDKEFLNEKNNIDVQHKKQKNKKSRITVAIFSIFLILLILSIIALGIIWYINPDLFIVTK is encoded by the coding sequence ATGAGAAAAACTGCTCTATTATATGACAAAAATGAATCAATTTTTAATTGAACTATCAAAAATCCAAAACAAGACACATTTTTAGCAAAATTTAAATCTAGAAATGAAGCAATAGAATATTTAATTACAAAAAATGAAGAAATTTATATTGACGTTTTTAATAAAAAAGGCTTTATAGAAGGTGAAATAGTAATTTTTCATAATGAAAAAAATAATAAAATTTTACTAATACCAAATACAATGGATAATGATAATGGTCAATATGAAGATTTTTGCGCAGAATTTGGTATTGATTATTTAACGTTTGCAAAAAGTGATGATTTAAATGAAATAAGGAGAAAATTACATAATATTAAATTTATTGAAGGTGACTCTTTTGATAAATGATTTTTGACGCAAACAGAAATTATAAGAAAAGACAAAAAATATTATATTAGTGGATACGCAAATGATAAAATACTTAGAAATGAACTTGACAAATTATTAAAATTTGAGCAAATAATAGAAAACAAAAGTAAAAAAATAGAAAAAATTAAAAATAATAGAAATAATAAAAATAATGTTTCTTTTTTTATAGATACAAAAGAAGTAAATAATAATTCAAAAAAAGAAAACAATTTAAAGAAAAACGATACTTTAATAGATTTTAACCCTGAAAATAGTGAAACAATAATTTTAGATAAAGAATTTTTAAATGAGAAAAATAATATAGATGTGCAACATAAAAAACAAAAAAATAAAAAATCTAGAATAACAGTTGCTATATTTTCAATATTTTTAATATTGTTAATCTTATCTATAATTGCTTTAGGGATTATTTGATACATAAATCCTGATTTATTTATAGTTACTAAATAA
- a CDS encoding V-type ATP synthase subunit I domain-containing protein, whose protein sequence is MLEQYGKNEALAKKIIEDLTDKNDTFSIKDAYEAYKSAKEAMQPADLLKAKEEAKKAIEAKISKILSASEDVISREQKEALVNELKKLEDNIENASKVKTVLDNLENAKSLYELPVSKVEADERFDNLIKEVETNPILTADQKTQIINDLKVAKAENSKATTKEAVKTNSESAEAKAREDIKNYEELENARAKAIEEINKYVELIKNDKSVSQRKLDELLKEAEKAIKQLENDKTLAEIKKTRDDFFNNYDIYNQKRPGLVIIALLLALSSVAAIVLLLLLLLDPEKK, encoded by the coding sequence GTGTTAGAACAATATGGTAAAAATGAAGCTTTAGCTAAAAAAATTATTGAAGATTTAACAGATAAAAATGATACTTTTTCAATAAAAGATGCTTATGAAGCATATAAATCAGCTAAAGAAGCTATGCAACCAGCTGATTTATTAAAAGCTAAAGAAGAAGCTAAAAAAGCTATTGAAGCAAAAATTAGTAAAATTCTTTCAGCATCAGAAGATGTTATTTCAAGAGAGCAAAAAGAAGCTTTAGTTAATGAACTAAAAAAACTTGAAGATAATATTGAAAATGCTTCTAAGGTTAAAACAGTTTTAGATAACTTAGAAAACGCTAAATCATTATACGAATTACCTGTTTCTAAAGTTGAAGCAGATGAAAGATTTGATAACTTAATTAAAGAAGTTGAAACTAATCCAATATTAACAGCAGATCAAAAAACTCAAATTATTAATGATTTAAAAGTTGCGAAAGCAGAAAATAGTAAAGCAACAACAAAAGAAGCGGTTAAAACAAATTCAGAATCAGCTGAAGCAAAAGCAAGAGAAGATATAAAAAACTATGAAGAATTAGAAAATGCAAGAGCTAAAGCTATTGAAGAAATTAATAAATATGTTGAATTAATTAAAAATGATAAATCTGTTTCTCAAAGAAAACTTGATGAATTATTAAAAGAAGCAGAAAAAGCTATTAAGCAACTTGAAAATGATAAAACTTTAGCTGAAATTAAAAAGACAAGAGATGATTTCTTTAATAATTACGATATTTACAACCAAAAAAGACCAGGTTTAGTAATTATTGCATTATTATTAGCATTATCATCAGTAGCTGCTATTGTATTATTATTACTTCTATTATTAGATCCTGAAAAGAAATAA
- the ychF gene encoding redox-regulated ATPase YchF encodes MSLKAGIVGLPNVGKSTLFSALTKHQVEASNYAFTTIDPNISSVALKDERLTNLAKIVNPEKIIPATFDFVDIAGLVKGASRGEGLGNKFLANIREVDAIIHVVRCFTNKDIMHVANEINPVNDKNVINLELMLADLETINNVLSRITKKAKSGDKIALFEYNFVLKLKETLEKEMPIRSVIDSLNDEELKLLKNYHLISAKPMIYVANLSSEQIINYNDDPMFLALKNSMVNNEKIIPISVQLEAELIQMNDNEAKEWLTSYNIKYSGLDILTREAFDLLKLRTYFTAGVVEVRAWVFKDGMQAPACAGIIHTDFEKKFIKADIISYEDFINYNGEAGVKAAGKIRSEGKNYVMKDGDICHFKFGK; translated from the coding sequence ATGTCATTAAAAGCAGGTATTGTTGGTTTGCCAAATGTTGGTAAAAGCACTCTTTTTAGCGCATTAACAAAACATCAAGTTGAAGCGTCAAATTATGCTTTTACAACAATTGATCCAAATATAAGTAGTGTAGCTTTAAAAGATGAAAGATTAACTAATTTAGCTAAAATAGTAAATCCTGAAAAAATAATTCCAGCTACCTTTGATTTTGTTGATATCGCAGGTTTAGTTAAAGGTGCTTCAAGAGGCGAAGGATTAGGAAATAAATTTTTAGCAAATATTAGAGAAGTTGATGCTATTATTCATGTTGTTAGATGCTTTACAAATAAAGACATTATGCATGTTGCAAATGAAATTAATCCTGTTAATGATAAAAATGTTATTAATTTGGAATTAATGCTAGCTGATTTAGAAACTATAAATAATGTTCTTTCAAGAATAACAAAAAAAGCAAAAAGTGGCGATAAAATAGCTTTATTTGAATACAATTTTGTTCTAAAGCTAAAAGAAACTTTAGAAAAGGAAATGCCTATTCGTTCAGTTATAGATAGTTTAAATGATGAAGAATTAAAATTACTAAAAAATTATCATTTAATAAGTGCAAAACCGATGATTTATGTGGCTAATTTATCAAGTGAACAAATTATTAATTATAATGATGATCCTATGTTTTTAGCTTTAAAAAATTCTATGGTTAATAATGAAAAAATTATTCCAATTAGCGTTCAATTAGAAGCAGAATTAATTCAAATGAATGATAATGAAGCTAAAGAATGATTAACTTCTTACAATATTAAATATAGTGGATTAGATATTTTAACAAGAGAAGCTTTTGATTTATTAAAATTAAGAACATATTTTACAGCCGGCGTTGTTGAAGTAAGAGCATGAGTATTCAAAGATGGTATGCAAGCTCCTGCATGTGCTGGAATAATTCATACAGACTTTGAGAAAAAATTTATAAAAGCAGATATTATTTCATATGAAGATTTTATAAATTATAATGGTGAAGCAGGTGTTAAAGCAGCTGGAAAAATAAGAAGCGAAGGAAAAAACTATGTTATGAAAGATGGCGATATATGCCACTTTAAATTTGGAAAATAG
- a CDS encoding 5'-nucleotidase C-terminal domain-containing protein, with amino-acid sequence MKRNKKLILLSSIAIPATTLLVVAISCSVNKYTEKDSEEQKVQYKQAYDKNGQRAYKLVDSLVMTNDKALVPDQKYYIATNDYLAIGSDQYAMLDYAKSPK; translated from the coding sequence ATGAAAAGAAATAAAAAATTAATACTACTTTCAAGTATAGCAATACCAGCTACTACTTTACTAGTTGTTGCTATTTCATGTAGTGTAAATAAATATACAGAAAAAGATTCAGAAGAACAAAAAGTTCAATATAAACAAGCTTATGACAAAAATGGACAACGTGCTTATAAATTAGTTGATAGCTTAGTAATGACTAATGATAAAGCTTTAGTGCCAGATCAAAAATATTACATTGCTACAAATGATTACTTAGCAATTGGTAGCGATCAATATGCTATGTTAGATTATGCTAAGTCACCAAAATAA
- a CDS encoding variable surface lipoprotein, with amino-acid sequence MKKNKLIYLGTLTTLTTIPFIAASCNMKQENKDVVQPENSVNPSTPESDKKSEGTGTNNQNTSGDQKESDKQVSPNKDVNEVSKPKVEGSNSGNDQVDKTEEEKLKEEWNKYKTEILEPKLNAAIELSNTLGSIEYLEVEKITLNKLIIDPLNAFKENQEIDNTLKTRAEEFISQNYEVLTNFLKDEKEKWQGIINLKRDDAEYPKYVKNIKLGANKMSTGLMVLIQNALASIGQAKGVDNEQATKLREIFNELNTLNIFGEYNDLFFQPRNDYENEPEVPKTNAQDLGTKEKIKELYAKIANFVNTSIGKFNEIMNERPNTVEMIVNASDYTLDAWKI; translated from the coding sequence ATGAAAAAAAATAAATTAATATATTTAGGAACTTTAACAACATTAACAACAATTCCCTTTATTGCTGCATCATGCAATATGAAACAAGAAAATAAAGATGTAGTACAACCTGAAAACTCTGTTAATCCTTCAACACCAGAAAGTGATAAAAAATCTGAAGGAACAGGAACAAACAATCAAAATACTAGTGGAGATCAAAAAGAATCTGATAAACAAGTTTCTCCAAATAAAGATGTAAATGAAGTTTCAAAACCAAAAGTAGAAGGAAGTAATTCTGGAAATGATCAAGTAGATAAAACTGAAGAAGAAAAATTAAAAGAAGAATGAAATAAGTATAAAACTGAAATTTTAGAACCTAAATTAAACGCTGCTATAGAATTATCTAATACTTTAGGAAGTATAGAGTATTTAGAAGTTGAAAAAATAACTTTAAATAAATTAATTATTGATCCTTTAAATGCTTTTAAAGAAAATCAAGAAATAGATAATACTTTAAAAACCAGAGCAGAAGAATTTATAAGTCAAAATTATGAAGTATTAACAAATTTTTTAAAAGATGAAAAGGAAAAATGACAGGGAATTATAAATCTTAAAAGAGATGATGCAGAATATCCTAAATATGTAAAAAATATTAAATTAGGTGCCAATAAAATGTCAACAGGATTAATGGTTCTTATACAAAATGCATTAGCATCTATAGGACAAGCTAAAGGTGTTGATAATGAACAAGCTACTAAATTAAGAGAAATTTTTAATGAATTAAATACTTTAAACATTTTTGGTGAATATAATGACTTATTCTTCCAACCAAGAAACGACTATGAAAATGAACCTGAAGTTCCTAAAACAAATGCTCAAGATTTAGGAACTAAAGAAAAGATTAAAGAGCTTTATGCAAAAATCGCAAATTTTGTTAACACAAGCATTGGTAAATTTAATGAAATAATGAATGAAAGACCTAATACAGTTGAAATGATTGTTAATGCTAGTGATTATACTTTAGATGCTTGAAAAATATAA
- a CDS encoding TMEM164 family acyltransferase, with protein MNKFFQSPFFIQEMYKNVHGTLSFIQNSYSIGFYVLFFTLIYISSFLIFLFRIPIRNSYKRKQKILGLKKKNFWKLIGWITLFFICLRSITFLFIEIYGTNDYKIDPIDNIVKSKLWEFIPLHFCRIILLFIAFSLITYKLNLVKYFAYLGFLAGVVATIIPGLYNYSGFDSWWYWDYILAHGYVVFMIILLWIIVNPKYTLKDTLISLSISLLIGIFMFLINLITYNVAIYIYPNDFEQRFKIVSNYWYLGINEYNEFQNLLGVLTKWPYSLLGWTLIGIILFIICIILSSFLSKVKIIRDANSRKLKFIFTKSKYWFFYKKSFNLKNKGI; from the coding sequence ATGAATAAGTTTTTTCAATCGCCTTTTTTTATCCAAGAAATGTATAAAAATGTTCATGGGACATTATCATTTATTCAAAATAGTTATTCTATAGGATTTTATGTATTATTTTTTACTTTAATTTATATTAGTTCTTTTTTAATTTTTTTATTTAGAATACCTATAAGAAATTCATATAAAAGAAAGCAAAAAATATTAGGTTTAAAAAAGAAGAATTTTTGAAAACTAATTGGTTGAATAACTTTATTTTTTATTTGTTTAAGAAGTATTACTTTTTTATTTATAGAAATTTACGGAACAAATGACTATAAAATAGACCCAATTGATAATATTGTAAAATCAAAATTGTGAGAATTTATACCTTTACATTTTTGCAGAATAATATTACTATTTATAGCTTTTTCTTTAATCACATACAAATTAAACTTAGTAAAGTATTTTGCTTATTTAGGTTTTTTAGCAGGTGTTGTTGCAACTATAATTCCTGGTTTATATAATTATTCTGGTTTTGATAGTTGATGGTATTGAGATTATATATTAGCACATGGATATGTTGTTTTTATGATTATATTATTGTGAATTATTGTTAATCCAAAATATACTTTAAAAGATACTTTAATATCATTATCTATTTCATTATTAATTGGAATATTTATGTTTTTAATAAATTTAATAACATATAATGTAGCAATCTACATTTATCCAAATGATTTTGAACAAAGATTTAAAATTGTTTCAAACTATTGATATTTAGGAATTAATGAATACAATGAATTTCAAAATTTACTAGGTGTTTTAACAAAATGACCTTATAGTTTATTAGGCTGAACATTAATCGGAATTATTTTATTTATAATTTGTATTATTCTTTCTAGTTTTTTAAGTAAAGTTAAAATAATTAGAGATGCTAATTCAAGAAAATTAAAATTTATTTTTACTAAATCTAAATATTGATTTTTTTATAAGAAATCTTTTAATTTAAAAAACAAAGGTATCTAG
- the plsY gene encoding glycerol-3-phosphate 1-O-acyltransferase PlsY, producing the protein MQILYSILINLGLFVIGYLFVGSFNTSIIITKFFIKDDIRTHNSGNAGATNALRTYGKKIALLIFFSDLLKVIIPTLITIILLNHVNIFIELRINNIFVSPQSLALGIVIGHIYPIYFKFKGGKGVACTIGLFMTINILLLIIAAIVFFLIVIKTKYVSLGSIISAIILIPFVFIPWTINGILGYWFNNVELVNSFNKVASYWYVSPIIYTISAIITVIAHHSNIKRLINKTENKFSSSRKK; encoded by the coding sequence ATGCAAATTTTATATTCAATACTTATTAATTTAGGCTTATTTGTAATAGGCTATTTATTTGTTGGTTCTTTTAACACTTCTATTATTATTACTAAATTTTTTATTAAAGATGATATAAGAACACATAATAGCGGCAATGCTGGAGCAACAAATGCATTAAGAACATATGGAAAAAAAATAGCCTTATTAATATTTTTTTCTGATTTATTAAAAGTAATTATTCCGACGCTTATAACTATAATTTTATTAAATCATGTTAATATTTTTATTGAATTGAGAATAAACAATATTTTTGTTTCACCACAATCTTTAGCTTTAGGTATAGTTATAGGTCATATATATCCTATTTACTTTAAATTTAAAGGTGGAAAAGGAGTAGCTTGCACAATTGGATTATTTATGACTATTAATATTTTATTATTAATAATTGCTGCAATTGTTTTCTTTTTAATAGTTATTAAAACAAAATATGTTTCACTAGGTTCTATAATATCAGCTATTATTTTAATTCCTTTTGTTTTTATTCCTTGAACAATAAATGGAATATTAGGGTATTGATTTAACAATGTTGAATTAGTAAATAGTTTTAATAAAGTTGCTTCATATTGATATGTAAGCCCAATTATTTATACCATTTCTGCAATTATTACTGTTATTGCCCACCATTCAAATATAAAAAGATTAATAAATAAAACAGAAAATAAATTTTCTTCTTCTAGAAAAAAATAA
- the deoC gene encoding deoxyribose-phosphate aldolase, translating to MSTNWNKMIDHTYLKADATKKDIDKLIAEAKQYDFKTICVNSSYVPYAKEQLKGTSVGITSVIGFPLGAMLTQCKAYEASEAIKAGADEIDMVIQIGKMKEGDYEYVLNDIKAVKAACGKNVLKVIIETALLTEEEIKKATEIVMASGAEFIKTSTGTSTRGASFEDVKIMKSVCGDKLLIKAAGGISNKDDMIKMNEYGATRFGTSRSIAIVEGKTSSEGY from the coding sequence ATGTCAACAAATTGAAACAAAATGATAGATCATACATATTTAAAAGCTGATGCAACTAAAAAAGATATAGATAAATTAATTGCAGAAGCTAAACAATATGATTTTAAAACAATTTGTGTTAACTCATCATATGTTCCTTATGCAAAGGAACAATTAAAAGGCACATCTGTTGGGATTACTTCAGTTATAGGTTTTCCATTAGGTGCTATGTTAACACAATGTAAAGCATATGAAGCATCAGAAGCTATAAAAGCAGGTGCTGATGAAATTGATATGGTTATTCAAATTGGTAAAATGAAAGAAGGTGATTACGAGTACGTTTTAAACGATATTAAAGCAGTTAAAGCAGCATGTGGTAAAAACGTTCTTAAAGTAATTATCGAAACAGCCTTACTTACAGAAGAAGAAATTAAAAAAGCTACAGAAATTGTTATGGCATCAGGTGCTGAATTTATTAAAACAAGTACTGGTACATCCACAAGAGGAGCTTCTTTCGAAGATGTTAAAATTATGAAAAGTGTATGCGGCGACAAATTATTAATTAAAGCCGCAGGTGGTATCTCAAATAAAGATGATATGATAAAAATGAATGAGTATGGTGCTACTCGTTTTGGAACAAGTAGATCAATAGCTATTGTTGAAGGTAAAACTTCATCTGAAGGATACTAA
- the efp gene encoding elongation factor P → MINVNTFKPGITFEDEGEIFVVLEAQHSKQGRGQANVKAKVKNLRTGSTTIKSYTGGVMVSKAHIDKRPMSFLYNDGANIVLMDNESYEQVEIPVKNVEWELNFLKEGMIVKIRKYKEEILDIELDANVVLTVTEAPDAVKGNTANNPQKKVIIETGFELETPMFINQGDEIIVSTETGKYVGRASK, encoded by the coding sequence ATGATAAATGTAAACACATTCAAACCAGGTATTACATTCGAAGATGAAGGAGAAATTTTTGTAGTTTTAGAAGCTCAACATTCAAAACAAGGTAGAGGTCAAGCCAATGTTAAGGCAAAAGTTAAAAATTTAAGAACAGGAAGCACAACTATAAAATCATATACTGGTGGTGTTATGGTTTCAAAAGCTCACATTGATAAAAGACCTATGAGTTTCTTATATAACGATGGCGCTAATATAGTATTAATGGATAATGAATCTTATGAACAAGTTGAAATACCTGTTAAAAATGTTGAATGAGAATTAAATTTTTTAAAAGAAGGTATGATTGTAAAAATCAGAAAATATAAGGAAGAAATCCTTGATATTGAATTAGATGCAAACGTTGTTTTAACTGTAACAGAAGCACCTGACGCTGTTAAAGGAAACACTGCTAATAACCCACAAAAGAAAGTTATTATTGAAACAGGATTTGAATTAGAAACACCTATGTTTATTAATCAAGGCGATGAGATTATTGTTTCAACAGAAACTGGAAAATACGTTGGTAGAGCAAGTAAATAA